Proteins found in one Planococcus citri chromosome 2, ihPlaCitr1.1, whole genome shotgun sequence genomic segment:
- the LOC135834156 gene encoding uncharacterized protein LOC135834156 — protein MNEEFINELKTMMNDVKEIMSTVKSTDAKVADFTERMSKVENDNKEIKKNYEKLQDQLNDLNQYSRIENIIINGIPQNEDENIRALVMLVAEKLNVTLYEYDISTAHRLPCKPDKTPAIIARLNNRDKKSEMITNSRILRINCKDLNLASPAPIFVNEHLTSRNMAIHRQALHLKKLKIITRVHVKEGKVLIQEEDNGIFTRISHLSQLSLLEPDKEENVQLKSSSSENDQVKQRLRSNSKPTLTLSQLSGRHNRGGSRSKSKSRTGR, from the coding sequence ATGAACGAAGAGTTTATCAATGAGCTAAAAACAATGATGAATGACGTGAAGGAGATTATGTCCACAGTTAAGAGTACGGATGCAAAGGTAGCGGACTTCACCGAGAGAATGTCTAAGGTAGAAAATgataataaagaaattaagaaaaattacgaaaagctACAGGATCAGTTGAATGATCTTAATCAGTATAGTCGGATAGAGAATATCATAATCAACGGCATCCCTCAGAACGAAGACGAAAATATACGTGCATTGGTCATGTTAGTGGCTGAAAAATTAAACGTTACTCTATACGAATACGACATATCAACTGCTCATCGTTTGCCATGTAAACCGGATAAAACACCTGCTATTATCGCTCGCCTCAACAATCGAGATAAGAAATCGGAGATGATTACAAATTCACGTATTTTAAGAATTAACTGTAAAGACTTGAATCTCGCATCACCAGCTCCTATTTTCGTGAACGAGCATCTTACTTCAAGAAACATGGCGATTCATCGACAAGCTCTACATcttaagaaattaaaaatcataacaAGAGTCCACGTGAAGGAAGGAAAAGTCTTGATACAAGAAGAGGATAATGGAATTTTCACGAGGATATCTCACCTTTCTCAGCTGAGCTTACTCGAACCTGATAAGGAGGAGAATGTTCAATTAAAATCATCGTCTAGTGAAAATGATCAAGTGAAGCAGCGTTTACGATCAAACTCCAAGCCAACACTGACACTATCACAACTAAGTGGAAGACATAATAGAGGAGGATCGAGGAGTAAATCCAAATCACGTACAGGCAGATAG